In the genome of Cercospora beticola chromosome 2, complete sequence, one region contains:
- a CDS encoding uncharacterized protein (BUSCO:EOG09261OIA) → MRRQRTLRTASASSLCIFCACRLGAIELPATSVPLNPLRSSSQRRSISTTRAPFQRTATASIPSAVENASDSFPAWYDPTSSLSMSEQRERANRVAARQQFETEQNQVRQERLWKEEEEKNQLKQEAEAKRKVEREKRSQHFKQQSLSRASRGIGLSAGGSTLGQAMMKGGHSRNSKPNAAPNVRPVATPREPRIRISYTGARSPGRAEQTQAGKERAATTSVVKPPPKKVSNPFGVPAAVTTEPANEPSSGWGVGSTQTAPLEYAEAPAAVVHRRAAETNTNVQENSAFRVSLGGYTKSFRPSYGDVDQQHNENIETIEGVKRRNEQNDAELQSQQEAYDRAAKKFAASSPQYSSSVIEDSGEGEVERNSRPHRNDVVGNTEHFDSGAVQPTTTEETVRLQDNTPVSSETAALEAERDVEAASPQRPPHSSRPSAAESLPVASGLGSFGHFEAEAESTAQPATSDVPPAQEESVSPESHHGQSELGTSTPSSIDQPAQETTQDQVPEQNAQQPAAPAAPSPLSQLAQQTQQTVSQPGHSTGKAVSQQASTPPPPPTAAPPPAHMIPSGGQLVWQPIHGHPQGGQWTWQASPPSFVAPPPPATTTEPPSHSQYTPPQYPQANSTARAPSVSLSDSGYRAMPFSPDEYQTRSSFDEEKAANWQHLRRRESQPTEPIATSPPPTQPQPQPQPQQTQHSQFHQDFDDESWVDWTFNNHVREREERLKLQKEREEKQKAQKQRSQSVQGQEMEGSRRLYNGPAQAYRDKECARCGERGHIARYCTKKISPFDRPNGESNEFRQNRGSDTRTQRSSESRTTENDRLSNPFAAPSPFGARGSAAGAASNPFANREPLSQPANNQRPRKAWGADQVISTEPPDMPKREPRFRVVPTVAADEGVATNPGQVSKWDPEAVAGQHAERHEHARAAETERTADSKSARRSERFQVESDIDEHAPAPESRASRDKAARKSRWADDEDDVFADKGKGAGRKAQRAGRREYDEEEDDEAEARDNFRARKAARQAEKEAKGEKRLKNARREREVKKAEDATPISIPEFVSVQQLSQMLGVRYEQFIDRLQELGYDDVFPGMTLNSETSGMIAMEYNFDPTIDTGVREEEERDLKPRPEVEDKEFLPTRPPVVTIMGHVDHGKTTILDYLRKSSVAAGEAGGITQHIGAFSVPMASSGKTITFLDTPGHAAFLAMRQRGANVTDIVILVVAADDSVKPQTLEAIKHAKAAGVPMIVAINKVDKEGSDIQRVKQDLARHGVEIEDFGGETQVVPVSGKTGQGMDGLEETVVALSEIIDQRAETDGAVEGWVLEATTKANGRVATVLVRRGTLKPGAVIVAGKTWARVRSLRNEGGRTLQEVGPGMPVEVDGWRDQPMAGDEVLQAPSEQKATSVVEYRQEREEREKAAADMEAINEARRLATERQQREREAAQALKQAQRTANAEGGTADVVSKPDDLDAPQQEQSGQIDVPFIIKADVSGSAEAVSAYIMSVSNPLITPSVLQSHVGPVHESDIELANAAGGHIIAFNLPPDPQMQGKAEAQGVKILENNIIYRVLDDVKAVLEEKLPPILTQRVLGEAEIGAAFEISVGGRKKVKIAGCKVRNGMVEKGSRVRVMRGSEKVYDGTINSLKNVKKDVTEMRKGSECGMGFDDWESFEVGDQVQTYEEIRERRKL, encoded by the exons ATGCGAAGGCAACGCACATTGAGG ACGGCTTCGGCGTCATCGCTCTGCATCTTCTGCGCGTGTCGACTAGGAGCCATCGAATTGCCAGCTACCTCTGTACCTTTAAACCCTCTACGATCGTCCTCGCAGCGCAGAAGCATCTCTACCACCCGTGCGCCGTTCCAACGCACCGCGACTGCATCGATACCGTCGGCCGTCGAAAATGCTTCCGACTCTTTCCCAGCATGGTACGACCCGACTTCCTCCCTCTCCATGTCGGAACAGAGGGAGAGGGCCAATCGGGTAGCTGCGAGGCAACAATTTGAGACGGAGCAGAACCAGGTCCGGCAAGAAAGGCTCtggaaagaggaagaggagaagaatcAGTTGAAGCAAGAGGCCGAAGCAAAGCGCAAGGTGGAGAGGGAAAAGAGGTCACAGCACTTCAAGCAGCAATCGCTGTCCAGGGCATCTCGCGGCATTGGCCTCTCTGCTGGCGGCAGTACATTGGGTCAGGCCATGATGAAGGGCGGTCATTCACGGAACTCCAAGCCGAATGCTGCCCCAAATGTGCGGCCGGTGGCCACCCCTCGAGAGCCAAGGATTCGGATCAGCTATACTGGTGCACGCAGCCCTGGCAGAGCGGAGCAGACCCAGGCGGGGAAAGAACGAGCTGCCACGACGTCCGTGGTGAAACCACCCCCTAAAAAAGTGTCGAACCCATTTGGAGTACCAGCGGCTGTCACAACCGAACCTGCCAATGAGCCTTCCTCCGGATGGGGTGTTGGCAGTACCCAGACTGCGCCTCTGGAATACGCTGAAGCCCCAGCAGCAGTCGTCCATAGGAGGGCCGCCGAGACGAACACGAATGTCCAAGAGAATTCCGCATTTAGAGTGAGTCTAGGCGGCTACACAAAATCCTTCAGACCGTCCTATGGCGATGTGGATCAACAGCACAATGAGAACATAGAGACTATCGAAGGTGTGAAGAGACGGAACGAGCAAAATGACGCCGAGTTACAGTCGCAGCAGGAGGCTTATGACCGGGCGGCCAAGAAGTTCGCTGCAAGCTCTCCTCAGTACTCCAGCAGCGTTATTGAGGATtcaggagaaggagaagttgaaaGGAACTCAAGACCGCATCGCAACGACGTTGTCGGAAACACCGAGCATTTCGATTCTGGCGCTGTGCAGCCTACCACTACGGAAGAGACTGTTCGACTGCAGGACAATACGCCAGTGTCATCCGAAACTGCAGCGCTTGAAGCGGAACGCGATGTGGAAGCTGCTTCGCCGCAAAGGCCCCCACACTCGTCGCGTCCGTCCGCGGCTGAGTCTCTGCCTGTGGCATCAGGATTGGGCTCGTTTGGTCACTTCGAAGCGGAGGCAGAGTCCACAGCGCAGCCGGCGACATCGGACGTACCTCCCGCTCAAGAGGAGTCAGTGTCACCAGAGAGCCATCATGGGCAGTCCGAGCTTGGGACGTCTACACCGAGTTCTATCGATCAGCCTGCACAGGAGACAACGCAAGATCAGGTCCCAGAACAAAACGCACAACAGCCCGCGGCTCCTGCAGCTCCCTCGCCATTGTCACAATTAGCACAGCAGACGCAGCAGACTGTGAGTCAACCTGGGCACTCAACTGGCAAAGCAGTGTCGCAGCAAGCATCAACACCACCCCCACCACCGACTGCTGCACCTCCTCCGGCGCACATGATCCCTTCTGGCGGCCAGCTTGTTTGGCAACCGATTCATGGACATCCGCAGGGTGGACAATGGACATGGCAAGCCTCGCCTCCATCGTTTGtcgctcctccgccgcctgccACTACAACGGAGCCGCCATCCCACTCACAGTACACACCGCCCCAATACCCCCAGGCTAATTCTACGGCACGCGCACCTAGCGTATCTCTCAGCGACAGTGGCTACCGTGCCATGCCCTTCTCGCCGGACGAATATCAAACTCGATCCAGCTTtgacgaggagaaggccgCGAATTGGCAGCATCTTCGACGCAGAGAGAGTCAACCAACAGAGCCCATCGCTACGTCACCTCCGCCAACGCAGCCACagccacaaccacaaccacagcaaACACAACATTCACAATTTCACCAAGATTTTGACGATGAGAGCTGGGTAGACTGGACGTTCAACAATCATGTGCGTGAACGGGAAGAGCGCTTGAAGCTGCAGAAAGAACGGgaggagaagcaaaaggcacaGAAACAGCGTAGTCAGTCTGTCCAAGGCCAGGAGATGGAAGGCAGCCGCCGGCTGTACAACGGCCCAGCGCAAGCCTATCGAGATAAGGAGTGCGCCAGGTGTGGCGAGAGAGGTCACATTGCTCGCTACTGCACCAAAAAAATCAGTCCATTCGACAGGCCGAACGGCGAATCGAACGAGTTCCGTCAAAACCGTGGATCGGATACAAGGACGCAAAGGTCATCTGAGAGTCGGACCACTGAGAATGACCGATTGAGCAACCCATTCGCCGCACCGAGCCCATTCGGCGCGCGCGGCTctgcagctggagcagccAGCAACCCTTTCGCGAACCGCGAGCCATTGAGCCAGCCAGCAAACAATCAGAGACCGAGAAAAGCATGGGGAGCCGACCAGGTTATCTCAACTGAGCCGCCGGACATGCCCAAACGTGAGCCTAGATTCCGGGTTGTCCCCACTGTCGCCGCTGATGAAGGCGTGGCCACCAATCCAGGCCAGGTCAGCAAGTGGGATCCGGAAGCAGTAGCTGGCCAGCACGCCGAGCGGCATGAACACGCTAGAGCTGCCGAAACAGAACGTACTGCAGACAGCAAATCAGCTCGGCGCTCCGAACGTTTCCAGGTGGAGTCCGATATCGATGAGCATGCTCCAGCACCCGAGAGTCGTGCTTCTCGTGACAAAGCAGCCAGAAAGAGTCGATGggccgacgatgaagacgatgtgtTTGCTGACAAGGGCAAGGGCGCTGGTCGCAAAGCCCAACGCGCGGGCAGACGCGAatacgatgaagaagaagacgacgaagctgaagctcgCGACAACTTCCGTGCACGTAAAGCAGCTCGCCAAGCTGAGAAGGAAGCTAAGGGTGAGAAAAGACTCAAAAATGCTCGACGCGAGCGCGAGGTCAAGAAAGCTGAAGACGCAACCCCTATCAGCATTCCCGAGTTTGTCAGCGTGCAGCAGCTATCCCAGATGCTTGGTGTTCGATACGAACAATTTATCGACCGCCTTCAGGAGCTTGGCTACGATGATGTGTTCCCCGGCATGACATTGAATTCTGAGACTAGTGGCATGATTGCTATGGAGTACAACTTCGACCCTACCATCGACACTGGCGTgcgtgaagaggaagaacgTGATCTGAAGCCTCGTCCAGAAGTTGAGGATAAGGAGTTCCTGCCCACACGCCCCCCTGTTGTCACTATCATGGGCCATGTTGATCACGGCAAGACAACGATCCTGGACTACCTCCGCAAGTCCTCTGTCGCAGCTGGCGAAGCTGGAGGCATAACACAACACATCGGTGCGTTCAGTGTTCCAATGGCGAGCAGCGGCAAGACGATCACCTTCCTGGATACCCCCGGCCACGCCGCGTTCTTGGCAATGCGACAACGCGGCGCAAACGTGACAGATATTGTCATCCTCGTTGTGGCAGCCGACGATAGTGTTAAGCCTCAAACTTTAGAAGCTATCAAGCATGCTAAGGCTGCCGGCGTGCCGATGATCGTCGCAATCAATAAAGTCGACAAGGAGGGATCAGACATCCAGCGCGTCAAGCAGGACCTTGCTCGTCATGGTGTCGAAATCGAAGACTTTGGCGGCGAGACGCAGGTCGTGCCTGTCTCCGGCAAGACTGGCCAAGGCATGGATGGTCTAGAAGAAACTGTAGTCGCTTTATCGGAGATCATCGACCAGCGCGCAGAAACGGACGGAGCTGTTGAGGGCTGGGTTCTCGAAGCCACGACAAAGGCAAATGGGCGCGTGGCTACTGTTCTTGTTCGCCGCGGTACTCTGAAGCCAGGCGCTGTCATTGTCGCTGGCAAGACATGGGCCCGCGTTCGCAGCTTGCGCAATGAGGGAGGCCGAACGCTGCAAGAGGTCGGCCCAGGCATGCCGGTCGAGGTCGATGGGTGGAGAGACCAACCAATGGCTGGCGATGAAGTGTTGCAAGCACCAAGCGAGCAGAAAGCTACCTCCGTGGTCGAATACAGACAGGAACGTGAGGAGAGAGAAAAGGCCGCTGCCGACATGGAAGCTATCAATGAAGCACGACGACTCGCGACCGAACGCCAGCAGAGGGAGCGGGAAGCTGCACAAGCCTTGAAACAAGCTCAGCGTACTGCAAATGCTGAAGGTGGCACTGCAGACGTCGTCAGCAAGCCGGACGACCTCGACGCTCCACAACAGGAACAGAGCGGACAGATTGACGTACCTTTCATCATCAAAGCCGACGTTTCTGGATCCGCTGAGGCTGTGTCGGCGTACATCATGTCTGTCTCCAATCCACTCATCACACCATCTGTATTGCAGAGTCATGTGGGACCTGTCCACGAGAGCGACATTGAGCTCGCCAATGCCGCTGGCGGCCACATCATCGCCTTCAACCTACCACCTGATCCACAGATGCAAGGAAAGGCCGAGGCGCAAGGCGTAAAGATTCTCGAAAACAACATCATCTACAGAGTGCTCGACGATGTGAAGGCTGTGCTTGAAGAGAAACTTCCTCCTATTCTCACGCAGCGTGTGCTTGGTGAAGCCGAGATCGGCGCTGCCTTTGAAATCAGCGTTGGTGGGaggaagaaggtgaagatcGCGGGCTGTAAAGTGCGAAATGGTATGGTTGAGAAGGGGTCGAGGGTGAGAGTCATGCGAGGGAGCGAAAAGGTTTATGATG GCACGATCAATTCCCTCAAGAACGTCAAGAAAGATGTCACAGAGATGCGTAAGGGATCGGAATGTGGCATGGGCTTTGACGACTGGGAAAGCTTTGAGGTCGGCGATCAAGTGCAGACTTATGAGGAAATTagggagaggaggaagcTGTGA
- a CDS encoding uncharacterized protein (BUSCO:EOG092604ZZ) translates to MEHGTPRLRSAFPQTPRRGDGDRNPQQRANPFRTSAPSSQQKPLPQIATLKSSPAPPAEPLIPETIIDAPSQRLYAVAFWIALWGWRLFDFSNLVDAEEQSLWLFMKWVAIDGVFLFGLPGLRIPWLEWSSATMTLIFLAHAVADGMLMFRIPIPIMAGLAVLWRGVWGAYETAINEHGVNPDTVLFNDSLILGRQIIHILPEGSAILNPERHAFCIDGQAKNEVRLPIMINATEPIGIDIMHVDLDTQANSTIRISKSQIKAMHKEASRLITYSDNPNEPKTLYFTVKKPGLYALAKVVDASNLEVSRKKLAHTVVVPCPRAEFLPAQADRCRGELSNIELEAVGTPPMKIKYRKVVNKTPQTSTFENIQPEDLVSPLLKQNIDALVVPNKVDTSWAKSHTMRVPLSEGLVTSGTWVYAIDEVVDGFGNRVQYSANSHKPEDKKNAKTTHHLHQYIEVHERPVINLKGCTPQQPLKVPKGKPRALPVQYASTGRGAIPDTPYNIEYIFSPQADMSSTSGHGPAPQIRKETVKNAREVPYISEPGLYTLTGVSTDFCSGDVLEPASCLLENPPEPRLQISFDSIHDKCAGSSIGLRVDLDLVGTPPFEVEYTVSRKGQSHHETGRERINGLRGQIELTPSEAGSYEYRFTKISDDVYKRQELSGEHLTLRQDVKPSASARLVQQGKQITCIDHAATFEAQLTGEHPFKLDYELIHNGKRHKMSQENISSNFLQLETPILKEGGDYTMALVSITDKNGCTEFLKDEAKVTVRHQKPKVSFGQIEGRRTVDTLEGKQVALPLRLSGEGPWTVRYLDTQGHEQIIRPRGPNDRLDVDREGIYELISVHDNVCPGLVDTGAKDFQINWIPRPQYRISPSDIASQKGNVLVRAEVCEGDEDAVEVLFKGSPPYELTYVQTVKPDSGTVAPRTKDLRAAVNVASLRMETAVAGAYEYKFSKLKDGNYDHSSKHFTPLSITQKVNARPSAAFVTPGKTYSFCSVESDGEEVIPVSLHGVPPFELEVEIKHHGTTKPEMVHYTNIESKSHSIRIPHSRLHLGKSAVSLRRVSDARGCSRFLDNTTPRVQISVHDAPTIVSLEERTDYCVGDRLNFGLSGVAPFQVFYTFEGHARKASVSSGNTFKRLAEKPGTFQITGLQDSASSCKASTDITKRIHGMPSVRVSKGKDSYVDIHEGGQAELTFDFGGTPPFEFTYTRSSNTDKHGKKKGQVLDMRSEVSDEHSMRIWASEEGTYEVVSIKDAHCAYTKAGINVEQAKGAKKRLGYY, encoded by the coding sequence ATGGAGCATGGCACACCGCGCCTTCGAAGCGCATTTCCACAGACACCACGACGAGGAGATGGCGACCGAAACCCGCAGCAAAGAGCGAATCCTTTCCGAACATCAGCACCCTCGAGCCAGCAGAAACCGCTACCGCAAATAGCCACTCTCAAATCGTCGCCTGCGCCGCCAGCAGAGCCTCTCATTCCCGAAACTATCATCGATGCTCCTTCACAAAGACTCTATGCGGTCGCTTTCTGGATTGCGCTATGGGGATGGCGATTATTCGACTTCAGTAATTTGGTGGACGCTGAAGAGCAGAGCTTGTGGTTGTTTATGAAGTGGGTCGCCATAGATGGCGTGTTCCTGTTTGGTCTACCCGGATTGCGGATACCATGGCTAGAATGGAGCTCTGCGACCATGACGTTGATTTTCCTGGCGCACGCCGTGGCGGATGGAATGCTCATGTTCAGGATCCCAATTCCGATCATGGCAGGACTTGCGGTGCTGTGGAGAGGAGTGTGGGGAGCGTATGAGACGGCCATCAACGAGCACGGCGTCAACCCAGACACTGTCTTGTTCAACGATAGCTTGATCTTGGGCCGGCAGATCATTCACATCTTGCCAGAGGGCAGCGCGATACTGAATCCTGAAAGACATGCTTTCTGCATCGATGGACAGGCGAAGAACGAAGTCAGACTCCCCATCATGATCAACGCGACAGAACCGATTGGGATAGATATCATGCATGTGGACCTGGACACGCAGGCGAATAGCACCATTCGTATCAGCAAGAGCCAGATCAAGGCAATGCACAAGGAGGCAAGCAGATTGATCACATACAGCGATAATCCGAATGAGCCCAAGACACTATACTTTACCGTCAAGAAACCAGGACTGTACGCCTTGGCCAAAGTGGTCGATGCGTCCAATCTGGAAGTgagcagaaagaagctagcgcATACGGTTGTTGTGCCTTGCCCCAGGGCTGAGTTTCTGCCTGCACAGGCGGACCGATGCAGGGGCGAGCTGTCAAACATCGAGCTGGAAGCCGTGGGAACACCGCCAATGAAGATAAAGTACCGCAAAGTGGTGAATAAGACGCCTCAAACATCGACATTTGAGAACATCCAGCCTGAAGATCTGGTCTCGCCGTTGCTCAAGCAGAATATTGATGCACTCGTGGTACCAAACAAGGTCGATACCTCCTGGGCGAAGTCGCACACTATGCGCGTACCACTGAGCGAAGGTCTCGTCACGTCTGGCACTTGGGTCTACGCGATTGACGAGGTTGTGGATGGTTTCGGAAATCGCGTACAATACTCAGCGAACAGCCATAAACctgaggacaagaagaacgcgaagacgacgcatcatctccatcagTACATTGAGGTTCATGAACGCCCTGTGATCAATCTCAAAGGATGTACACCGCAGCAACCACTGAAGGTGCCAAAAGGCAAACCGCGCGCGCTCCCGGTTCAATATGCTTCGACAGGGCGCGGAGCGATACCGGACACTCCCTACAATATCGAATACATTTTCAGCCCGCAAGCTGACATGAGTTCTACCAGTGGCCATGGCCCTGCGCCACAGATCAGGAAAGAGACAGTCAAGAATGCGAGAGAGGTTCCATACATATCGGAGCCGGGCTTATACACACTAACTGGTGTGTCTACCGACTTCTGCTCTGGCGATGTCCTCGAGCCCGCGTCGTGCTTGTTGGAAAATCCTCCCGAGCCACGACTTCAAATCAGTTTCGACTCGATCCATGACAAGTGCGCTGGTAGCTCGATTGGCCTCCGCGTCGATCTTGATCTAGTCGGAACGCCGCCGTTTGAAGTCGAATACACCGTGTCTCGCAAGGGTCAGAGTCATCACGAAACGGGCCGTGAGAGGATCAATGGCCTGCGCGGACAGATAGAGCTCACCCCATCGGAGGCTGGATCCTACGAGTACAGGTTCACCAAGATCAGTGATGACGTCTACAAGAGACAGGAACTCTCAGGCGAGCACTTGACGCTGCGGCAAGATGTGAAGCCATCTGCGTCGGCACGGCTCGTACAGCAAGGCAAGCAGATCACATGCATCGATCACGCTGCCACGTTCGAGGCACAGCTGACTGGCGAACATCCTTTCAAACTTGACTACGAACTGATACACAATGGCAAGCGTCACAAAATGAGCCAGGAAAATATCAGTTCCAATTTCCTCCAGCTCGAGACACCAATCCTGAAGGAAGGTGGCGACTACACCATGGCACTCGTCAGCATTACAGACAAAAATGGATGTACAGAGTTCTTGAAAGATGAGGCCAAGGTCACAGTGCGACACCAAAAGCCAAAGGTCAGCTTTGGGCAGATCGAGGGCCGCCGCACTGTCGACACCCTAGAAGGCAAGCAGGTCGCGCTGCCATTGCGACTCTCCGGCGAAGGTCCTTGGACTGTGCGGTATCTGGACACCCAAGGGCACGAGCAGATCATCAGGCCTAGGGGACCGAATGATCGACTTGATGTTGACCGGGAAGGCATTTACGAGCTCATCAGTGTCCATGACAATGTGTGTCCGGGACTAGTCGACACCGGCGCGAAGGATTTTCAGATCAACTGGATTCCGCGACCACAATACCGAATCTCGCCTAGCGACATCGCAAGTCAGAAGGGTAATGTTCTTGTGCGCGCTGAGGTGTGCGAGGGTGATGAGGATGCAGTGGAAGTGCTGTTCAAAGGTTCACCTCCGTATGAGCTTACATATGTGCAAACCGTCAAACCGGACTCAGGGACTGTGGCACCGCGCACGAAGGACCTCCGCGCTGCGGTCAACGTCGCAAGTCTTCGCATGGAGACGGCCGTTGCTGGCGCATACGAGTACAAATTCTCCAAGCTGAAGGATGGTAATTACGATCACTCGTCAAAGCACTTCACTCCTCTGAGTATCACGCAGAAGGTCAACGCTCGGCCGTCTGCAGCATTTGTCACCCCGGGAAAGACGTACAGCTTCTGCTCCGTAGAGTCAGACGGCGAGGAAGTCATACCTGTCAGCCTGCATGGAGTACCGCCATTCGAACTGGAGGTGGAGATCAAGCATCACGGCACAACCAAACCTGAGATGGTGCATTACACCAACATCGAGAGCAAGAGCCACAGCATCCGCATTCCACACTCCCGTCTGCATCTTGGCAAGAGCGCTGTTTCGCTTCGACGAGTTTCGGATGCTCGGGGCTGTTCACGTTTCCTTGACAATACAACTCCTCGCGTCCAGATCAGCGTTCACGATGCTCCAACGATCGTCAGCTTGGAGGAACGAACAGACTACTGCGTAGGAGACCGTCTCAATTTCGGTCTCTCAGGTGTCGCACCGTTCCAAGTTTTCTACACGTTCGAAGGTCATGCGCGCAAAGCTTCCGTCAGCTCTGGCAACACGTTCAAGCGTCTGGCCGAAAAGCCAGGAACGTTCCAGATCACCGGGCTTCAAGACAGCGCCTCTTCCTGCAAAGCAAGCACAGATATCACCAAGCGCATCCACGGCATGCCCTCAGTTCGAGTCAGCAAAGGCAAGGACAGCTATGTGGATATTCACGAAGGTGGTCAAGCCGAGCTGACGTTTGACTTTGGCGGCACGCCGCCTTTCGAGTTTACTTATACTCGATCTTCAAATACCGACAAGcacggcaagaagaagggccaAGTACTTGATATGCGCAGCGAAGTGTCCGATGAGCATTCGATGCGTATTTGGGCGAGCGAAGAGGGCACGTACGAAGTGGTCAGCATCAAAGATGCACATTGTGCGTACACTAAAGCGGGAATCAATGTAGAGCAGGCGAAGGgtgcgaagaagaggttgGGATACTATTAG
- a CDS encoding uncharacterized protein (MEROPS:MER0015601) → MPPKRGKKRKHQETTNGDGTNGNVALAPPDRDAWEGWVEMESEPAFFNVMLKEMGVRGAKVQEVLSIDEEGLAMLPRPVHALIFLFRYRTQDEQDQYTGAPQKHIWFANQVPDFACATIATLNIVNNIPGLQMGKELREFRELTKDIDPIERGREINRFDFVRRIHNSFASENDILTADLHARGKIAKAKKKAAAEKAKATRQKNKVKDESDAEAPRRPTRAERASRTSRTPTIDTDASSTKPSKPTQNAVKSVKSSSEPDADGDFKLSGKGKARVTKLKGPRPPDSETEEDVEKQPRRSGRARKAPNRDVYVSEAPEVHQSGFHFIAYMPIGDHVWKLDGLDYHPHDMGSFGVGGNGADGGTGDWLHLVAPVLQDRMQIASDEGEHGFTLLAVVHDSILEDRQELCCNIKTLQTIDKRLDNVYDDWRNLDEVKLQWKAETLLGPSNEYDVFNFDIDQAKVPKDIADKLEGNDDLAHLIKLRQQSASRQTQIRSSMRDVKEAEERDVERAKHRRHDYGKFVRRWLGALADQGTLEDVLG, encoded by the exons ATGCCGCCGAAACGAGGAAAGAAGCGGAAGCACCAGGAGACGACCAACGGTGATGGGACCAACGGCAATGTCGCACTTGCACCTCCAGACCGCGACGCTTGGGAGGGCTGGGTGGAAATGGAGAGTGAGCCA GCTTTCTTCAATGTCATGCTGAAAGAGATGGGAGTTCGAGGAGCCAAAGTGCAAGAAGTATTATCTATTGACGAAGAGGGACTCGCCATGTTGCC GAGACCAGTGCATGCACTCATATTCCTTTTCCGCTACAGGACCCAAGATGAGCAAGACCAGTACACCGGAGCTCCGCAGAAACACATCTGGTTTGCGAACCAGGTTCCCGATTTTGCCTGTGCTACCATTGCCACCTTGAACATCGTCAATAACATTCCTGGGCTGCAGATGGGAAAGGAACTTCGCGAGTTTAGGGAACTCACCAAAGACATTGATCCCATCGAGCGTGGCCGGGAGATTAATCGCTTTGATTTTGTGAGGCGCATTCACAACTCATTCGCAAGCGAGAACGATATTTTGACTGCTGATTTGCACGCTCGGGGAAAAATCgctaaagctaagaagaaagcggcAGCCGAAAAAGCTAAAGCTACAAGGCAAAAGAACAAGGTGAAAGACGAGTCCGACGCGGAGGCGCCCAGAAGGCCAACTAGGGCCGAGCGCGCAAGCAGGACAAGTCGCACACCAACGATAGACACAGATGCTTCGTCGACGAAACCATCAAAGCCAACACAGAACGCCGTCAAATCGGTGAAGTCGAGCTCCGAGCCAGACGCAGATGGCGACTTCAAACTCAGCGGCAAAGGGAAGGCGCGCGTGACCAAGCTGAAGGGACCACGTCCACCCGACTCAGAGACCGAGGAAGACGTCGAAAAACAGCCTCGCCGCTCTGGCCGAGCACGCAAAGCTCCCAATCGGGACGTCTATGTCTCCGAAGCGCCAGAAGTGCACCAGTCCGGCTTTCACTTCATCGCCTACATGCCCATCGGAGACCATGTCTGGAAGCTTGACGGCCTCGACTACCACCCTCACGACATGGGCTCTTTCGGAGTTGGTGGCAACGGTGCCGACGGCGGGACCGGAGACTGGTTGCATTTGGTCGCACCCGTTCTGCAGGACCGCATGCAGATTGCCTCAGACGAAGGTGAACACGGTTTTACGCTTCTAGCTGTCGTTCACGATTCCATCCTTGAGGACCGTCAAGAGCTTTGCTGCAACATTAAAACCCTGCAGACCATTGACAAGCGCCTAGACAATGTCTACGATGACTGGCGCAATCTCGATGAAGTAAAATTGCAGTGGAAGGCCGAGACTCTTCTCGGTCCATCAAATGAGTACGATGTGTTCAATTTCGACATTGATCAGGCCAAGGTGCCCAAAGACATTGCGGACAAGCTGGAGGGTAATGATGATCTCGCACACTTGATCAAGTTGCGGCAACAGAGCGCATCGCGGCAGACACAGATCCGTTCAAGCATGCGAGACGtgaaggaggcggaggaacgGGATGTAGAGCGAGCAAAGCATCGGAGACATGACTATGGCAAGTTCGTGAGGAGATGGCTTGGGGCTTTGGCGGACCAAGGGACGCTGGAAGATGTTCTGGGGTAG